From Vagococcus jeotgali, one genomic window encodes:
- the recU gene encoding Holliday junction resolvase RecU has translation MTINYPNGMKNKRPSNPKSSKPKTFSNRGMNFESYINQSNDYYLEKGIAVIHKKPTPVQIVQVNYPKRSAAVITEAYFKEASTTDYNGIYKGYYLDFEAKETKNKTSFPINNMHDHQIKHMKQCLRQGGIVFILIWFSTLKRCFYLPSDVMIDFVENTHIHGKKSMPLDMIESTGYEISISAYPVIAYLSIIDQYILKGDSHDETRA, from the coding sequence TTGACTATTAATTATCCTAATGGCATGAAAAATAAAAGGCCTAGTAATCCCAAATCTTCAAAGCCAAAAACTTTCTCCAACCGTGGTATGAACTTTGAGAGCTACATTAACCAAAGTAATGATTACTACTTAGAAAAAGGAATTGCTGTCATTCATAAAAAACCTACACCTGTCCAAATTGTTCAAGTTAATTACCCTAAAAGAAGTGCTGCTGTCATTACAGAAGCCTATTTTAAGGAAGCTTCAACAACGGATTATAATGGTATTTATAAAGGTTATTATTTAGATTTTGAAGCCAAAGAGACAAAGAATAAAACGTCATTTCCAATAAATAATATGCATGATCACCAAATTAAACACATGAAACAATGTCTAAGACAAGGAGGAATTGTTTTTATTTTAATTTGGTTTTCAACTTTGAAACGCTGCTTTTATTTACCTAGTGATGTTATGATTGACTTTGTTGAAAACACACACATACATGGTAAAAAATCAATGCCACTTGACATGATTGAAAGCACTGGATATGAAATATCTATTAGTGCTTATCCTGTTATTGCTTACTTATCGATTATTGATCAATATATTTTAAAAGGAGATTCTCATGATGAAACAAGAGCCTGA
- a CDS encoding PBP1A family penicillin-binding protein has protein sequence MMKQEPEGKHSATRKKKKKGEGILIFFIVLLSLIAIPLIGGTGLFFYYVKDAPELDYKKLEDTKSGKLYDMNDKVFLELGDKKRETIEPNQIPPMLKDAVTSIEDKRFEKHMGIDPIRITGAAVANVKGEHKQGGSTLTQQLIKLSFYSTQKKDQTLRRKAQEAWLSLKLEQQKSKDEILTYYINRVYMANGVYGMKTASETYFGKNIDDLTVAQYALLAGIPQAPNDYDPYNNEELATKRRNTVLQEMLKDKHITQAQYDEAKKTKVSDGLQPLKDDSMMQIVTDSYIMEVIKQVEEETGKNVYTDGLDIYTNIDIDAQTYLYNLVNNEESSINFPDQDLQAAVTLVDVKNGAVITQIGNRQSDEYILRGTNYAVEAKRNIGSTAKPLVAYAPAIEELEIGSGEVFVDEPYSYADGTNVYNYDRSYRGSLTMRESLVDSRNVPALKALNEVGTDKSQEMIKKLGFNNTIYEGTAIGMEASTEQLASSYAAFANGGVYYKPMYINKVVYDDGTEETFDAKGERAMKESTAYIVTDMLKDVIDRGTGVPAQIDDLEQAGKTGTSNYEDDALDKVKGEGSPDITFVGYTPKYSLAVWTGYKDYFQAIPVSDQQLAMDIYRNFMTYLYQNIEPTDWKQPKEVIRIGNEVYLRSKKSSSNTNNYNNYNNYSEQQDNNYYNNNNYNNNNNWNAPSESKEEPANTPSSSEEKPSNSPPPSSEKPVEPEKPVEPEKPVEPEKPVEPEVPVDPGGGEPPKTE, from the coding sequence ATGATGAAACAAGAGCCTGAAGGCAAACATAGTGCAACTAGAAAGAAGAAAAAGAAGGGTGAGGGAATTCTTATCTTTTTCATTGTTTTACTATCTCTTATTGCAATCCCCTTAATCGGGGGGACTGGTTTATTTTTTTATTATGTCAAAGATGCACCAGAGTTAGATTACAAAAAATTAGAAGACACTAAATCTGGAAAACTATATGATATGAATGATAAAGTTTTCTTAGAATTAGGAGATAAAAAAAGAGAAACCATCGAGCCTAACCAAATTCCTCCTATGTTAAAAGATGCTGTTACATCAATTGAAGACAAGCGTTTTGAAAAACATATGGGAATTGATCCTATTCGAATCACAGGTGCTGCTGTGGCAAACGTTAAGGGAGAGCACAAACAAGGTGGTAGTACCTTAACACAACAGCTAATCAAATTATCTTTCTACTCGACACAAAAAAAAGACCAGACCTTAAGACGTAAAGCACAAGAAGCTTGGTTATCACTAAAATTAGAACAACAAAAATCAAAAGATGAAATTTTAACCTATTACATTAACCGTGTTTATATGGCAAATGGTGTTTATGGTATGAAGACAGCTTCTGAAACTTATTTTGGTAAAAACATTGATGACTTGACTGTTGCCCAATATGCGTTACTAGCTGGGATACCTCAAGCTCCTAATGATTATGACCCTTATAATAACGAAGAACTTGCAACTAAAAGGCGAAACACTGTTTTACAAGAGATGTTAAAAGATAAACACATCACTCAAGCTCAATATGATGAGGCTAAAAAAACAAAAGTCAGTGACGGATTGCAACCTCTTAAAGACGATTCTATGATGCAAATTGTAACAGATAGTTATATTATGGAAGTTATCAAGCAAGTCGAAGAAGAGACTGGCAAAAATGTTTATACTGATGGATTGGATATTTATACAAATATAGATATCGATGCACAAACATATTTATATAATCTAGTTAATAATGAAGAGTCATCAATCAATTTCCCAGATCAGGATTTACAAGCTGCTGTGACTTTAGTTGATGTTAAAAACGGTGCTGTCATAACACAAATTGGTAATAGACAATCTGATGAGTATATACTTCGTGGGACAAACTATGCGGTTGAAGCTAAACGAAATATTGGCTCAACAGCCAAACCCCTTGTTGCTTATGCTCCTGCTATTGAAGAGCTAGAAATTGGATCTGGCGAAGTTTTTGTTGATGAACCTTACTCTTATGCAGACGGAACAAATGTTTACAACTATGATCGGTCATACCGAGGATCTTTAACTATGAGGGAATCATTAGTTGACTCAAGAAATGTACCTGCCTTAAAAGCTTTAAATGAGGTTGGAACTGATAAATCACAAGAAATGATTAAAAAACTTGGATTTAATAATACTATCTATGAAGGAACGGCCATTGGAATGGAAGCCTCAACAGAACAACTAGCTTCATCTTACGCAGCATTTGCAAATGGTGGTGTTTATTATAAACCAATGTACATTAATAAGGTTGTTTATGATGATGGCACTGAAGAAACCTTTGATGCTAAGGGTGAGCGTGCTATGAAAGAATCTACTGCCTATATCGTCACTGATATGTTAAAAGATGTTATCGATAGAGGAACAGGTGTCCCTGCACAAATTGACGATTTAGAACAAGCAGGAAAAACTGGAACAAGTAATTATGAAGATGATGCACTTGATAAAGTCAAGGGTGAAGGTAGTCCAGATATTACTTTTGTTGGTTATACACCTAAATATTCACTAGCTGTTTGGACTGGCTACAAAGATTATTTCCAAGCCATACCAGTATCTGATCAGCAACTTGCAATGGATATCTATCGGAATTTTATGACCTACCTATATCAAAATATTGAACCAACAGATTGGAAACAACCTAAAGAGGTCATCAGAATTGGTAATGAAGTTTACTTAAGAAGTAAAAAATCATCAAGTAATACTAATAATTACAATAATTACAATAATTATTCAGAGCAGCAAGATAACAACTACTATAATAATAACAACTATAACAATAATAATAATTGGAATGCACCTTCTGAAAGTAAGGAAGAACCAGCCAATACACCAAGTAGTTCAGAAGAAAAACCAAGTAATTCACCACCTCCGTCTAGTGAAAAACCAGTGGAACCTGAAAAACCCGTAGAACCGGAAAAACCTGTGGAGCCGGAAAAACCGGTAGAACCTGAAGTCCCTGTTGATCCAGGTGGTGGTGAACCTCCAAAAACTGAATAA
- a CDS encoding ROK family protein, which produces MILGGIEAGGTKFICAISDENMEIKERISIPTTAPEETMLNVFEFFDKYDVDAFGIGSFGPIDVNPSSDTYGNITSTPKVAWQHYPFLDVMKDRYDVPFSFTTDVNAAAYGEMKMGAAKGKGSCMYITVGTGIGAGIVIDGEVIHGFSHPEAGHILVRRHPEDMFAGFCPFHGDCLEGIAAGPAIGKRFDTDAKDLPKHHISWEIEAYYLAQALVNYTLTVSPEMIIFGGGVMKQDQLYPLIYKEFESLMNGYVETPKLSEYIVPCQLEDNAGIIGCLLLAKNAYETK; this is translated from the coding sequence ATGATATTAGGTGGAATTGAAGCAGGCGGTACTAAATTTATTTGTGCAATAAGTGATGAAAATATGGAAATCAAAGAACGTATCAGTATTCCAACGACAGCACCTGAAGAGACGATGTTAAATGTTTTTGAATTTTTTGACAAATATGATGTAGATGCTTTTGGGATTGGCTCTTTTGGACCAATTGATGTTAATCCTTCATCTGATACTTATGGTAATATTACATCTACTCCTAAAGTTGCTTGGCAACATTATCCGTTTCTAGATGTTATGAAAGATCGCTATGATGTACCTTTTAGCTTTACAACAGATGTTAATGCTGCTGCTTATGGTGAGATGAAAATGGGAGCAGCTAAGGGTAAGGGTAGTTGTATGTATATTACAGTAGGTACTGGGATTGGTGCAGGTATTGTTATTGATGGGGAAGTTATTCATGGTTTTTCTCATCCTGAGGCTGGACATATTTTAGTTAGGAGACATCCTGAAGATATGTTTGCAGGATTTTGCCCTTTCCACGGAGATTGTTTAGAAGGAATTGCAGCTGGGCCTGCCATTGGTAAAAGGTTTGATACTGACGCAAAAGACTTACCTAAACATCATATCTCTTGGGAAATAGAAGCATATTACTTAGCACAAGCTTTAGTTAATTACACATTAACAGTATCACCAGAGATGATTATCTTCGGGGGTGGTGTGATGAAACAAGATCAATTATATCCTCTAATCTACAAAGAATTTGAATCATTGATGAATGGTTATGTTGAAACGCCAAAACTATCTGAATATATTGTACCATGTCAACTAGAAGACAATGCAGGAATTATCGGGTGTTTACTTCTAGCAAAAAATGCTTATGAAACTAAATAA
- the nth gene encoding endonuclease III: MLSKKKTVEAIDLMKEYYPNAEGELNHGSDFQYLIAVMLSAQATDVSVNKATPFLFEAYPTVEKMAKAPIEDVMSRIKTIGLYKVKAKNIINTSNILIEKFNGEVPRTKKELVSLPGVGQKTANVVAGDLFNVPSIAVDTHVERVSKRLRICKQSATVDEVEEALMKKIPADRWIDTHHTMILFGRYHCTARKPKCEDCLLLELCAGGQKILRDKEKLKAKK; this comes from the coding sequence ATGTTATCTAAGAAAAAAACAGTTGAAGCTATTGATTTAATGAAAGAGTATTATCCAAATGCTGAAGGAGAGTTAAATCATGGAAGTGACTTTCAATATTTGATTGCTGTTATGCTTAGTGCTCAAGCTACTGACGTCTCAGTGAATAAAGCGACACCTTTTTTATTTGAAGCTTACCCAACTGTTGAAAAAATGGCTAAAGCACCTATTGAAGATGTTATGAGTAGAATTAAGACAATAGGCCTTTATAAAGTAAAAGCTAAAAATATTATTAATACATCTAATATTTTAATCGAAAAATTTAATGGTGAAGTACCTAGAACAAAAAAAGAATTGGTTAGCCTACCTGGAGTTGGGCAAAAAACAGCAAACGTTGTAGCTGGTGATTTATTTAATGTTCCATCTATTGCAGTTGATACTCATGTGGAACGTGTCAGTAAGCGTCTTAGAATTTGTAAGCAATCAGCAACTGTTGATGAAGTAGAAGAAGCCTTGATGAAAAAAATACCGGCTGATAGATGGATTGATACACATCACACTATGATATTGTTTGGCAGATATCACTGTACAGCTCGTAAGCCTAAATGTGAGGATTGTTTATTGCTTGAACTTTGTGCTGGTGGTCAAAAAATATTAAGAGATAAAGAAAAATTAAAAGCGAAAAAATAG
- a CDS encoding carboxypeptidase M32, with product MTTKEQAFLDYLKEIALIREAVGLAEWDSQTGMPEMGASYRAEMSSYLAGMAFEKATNETMKEFMDYFEANTDELSDFTRLVYGKAREDYDLNNNLPPKKYQAYSKVLSNAHSVWAKAREAKDYSIFEPTLKEIIDYTKEFIPLWKKDEVTNYDVLLNMYEPGMTVEILDDVFSQVRDGIISIRKEISERGTVPNTDFVNRFVSKENQEAFVKDVVEQLGYDFSRGRLDDTIHPFMLNLNRNDARITTRWDESDFTMATLGVIHEAGHGMYEQQVDAKYDYTPLAGGVSMGIHESQSLFNEIMIGGSQAFWYKQYPLLVSLTGDTFTDITKEEFYKGLKETKPSLIRIESDSLTYPIHIIIRYEIEKMIFNGDAKVEDLPKIWNDKYEEYLGIRPDNDTDGILQDVHWAGGSFGYFPSYALGYMYAAQLYHAMNKEFDVEEVLASDDYSPIREWLTKHIHQYGSSKKPNELIMAATGETLNPQYLIDYMRELYFNVYDITN from the coding sequence ATGACAACAAAAGAACAAGCCTTTTTAGATTATTTAAAAGAGATTGCCTTAATTCGGGAAGCTGTTGGACTAGCTGAGTGGGATAGTCAAACTGGTATGCCAGAAATGGGTGCTAGCTACCGTGCTGAAATGTCTAGTTATTTAGCAGGTATGGCTTTTGAAAAAGCAACGAATGAGACAATGAAGGAATTCATGGATTATTTTGAAGCTAATACAGATGAATTAAGTGATTTTACTCGTTTAGTTTATGGTAAGGCACGGGAAGATTATGATTTAAATAATAATCTTCCACCTAAAAAATACCAAGCTTATTCTAAAGTGTTATCAAATGCTCATAGTGTATGGGCTAAGGCACGTGAAGCAAAAGATTATAGTATCTTTGAGCCTACATTAAAAGAAATTATTGATTATACAAAAGAGTTTATTCCTTTATGGAAAAAAGATGAGGTAACAAATTATGACGTGTTATTAAACATGTATGAGCCTGGTATGACAGTTGAAATCTTAGATGACGTCTTTTCCCAGGTGAGAGATGGGATTATTTCAATTAGAAAAGAAATCAGTGAAAGAGGAACAGTACCTAACACAGATTTTGTAAACCGTTTTGTTTCAAAAGAAAATCAAGAAGCATTTGTTAAAGACGTTGTTGAGCAATTAGGCTATGATTTTTCTCGTGGTCGTCTAGATGATACGATTCATCCATTTATGCTTAATTTAAATCGTAATGATGCCCGTATTACAACACGTTGGGATGAGTCTGATTTTACTATGGCTACTCTAGGTGTGATCCATGAAGCTGGGCATGGTATGTATGAGCAACAAGTTGATGCTAAATATGACTACACACCTCTTGCTGGAGGAGTATCTATGGGTATTCATGAGTCTCAGTCTTTATTTAATGAGATTATGATTGGTGGAAGTCAAGCATTTTGGTATAAACAATATCCTTTATTAGTTAGTTTAACTGGAGACACATTTACTGATATCACTAAAGAGGAATTTTATAAGGGATTAAAAGAAACAAAACCAAGTTTAATTAGAATTGAATCAGACTCACTGACTTACCCAATTCATATCATTATTCGTTATGAGATTGAAAAAATGATTTTTAACGGTGATGCTAAGGTAGAGGACTTACCAAAGATTTGGAATGATAAATACGAAGAATATTTAGGAATTAGACCTGATAATGATACAGATGGCATTTTACAAGATGTTCACTGGGCTGGTGGAAGCTTTGGTTACTTCCCTTCATATGCTCTTGGATATATGTATGCTGCACAACTTTATCATGCTATGAATAAAGAATTTGATGTAGAAGAAGTATTGGCAAGTGATGATTATTCACCAATTAGAGAGTGGTTAACTAAACATATTCATCAGTACGGAAGTTCTAAAAAACCAAATGAACTAATTATGGCAGCAACTGGGGAAACATTAAACCCTCAATATTTAATTGATTACATGCGTGAGTTGTATTTTAACGTATATGATATAACAAATTAA
- a CDS encoding DnaD domain-containing protein: protein MLELREYIEAKSTTISNLLLTYYKKIGLDELEVMMYIQLARFDQQGNYFPEIVQIAKVMSISEERCFQLIQSLLEKQIINIVTLNNDMNKTEDKYDLTPVYDKISHVMEQEKEIELEVAKKDDKTSLFYRFEEEFGRPLSPIELETIQAWLDEDDYSVELITLALREAILNQAYSLKYIDRILLSWEKKNLKTSRDIQLDQKKRLNQIDEKSEQTSTEEVLPKIPMFDWLNSNES, encoded by the coding sequence ATGTTAGAACTAAGAGAGTATATAGAGGCTAAGTCAACAACGATTTCTAACTTATTATTAACCTATTATAAGAAAATAGGTTTAGATGAACTAGAAGTTATGATGTATATTCAGTTAGCTAGATTTGATCAACAAGGTAATTATTTCCCAGAAATAGTTCAGATCGCTAAAGTGATGTCGATTTCTGAGGAGAGGTGTTTTCAGTTAATCCAGTCACTACTTGAGAAACAAATTATAAACATTGTCACATTAAATAATGATATGAACAAAACAGAAGATAAATATGATCTAACACCAGTTTATGACAAAATTAGTCATGTTATGGAGCAGGAGAAGGAAATTGAATTAGAGGTTGCTAAAAAAGATGATAAAACTAGTTTATTTTATCGTTTTGAAGAAGAATTTGGCCGTCCCTTATCACCTATTGAGCTAGAAACCATTCAGGCTTGGCTAGATGAAGATGATTATTCAGTTGAGTTAATTACTCTAGCTTTAAGAGAAGCCATTTTAAATCAAGCATATAGCTTGAAATATATTGACCGGATACTTTTATCGTGGGAAAAGAAAAATTTAAAAACGTCTAGAGATATTCAACTTGATCAGAAAAAACGTTTAAATCAAATAGATGAGAAATCAGAACAAACATCAACAGAGGAAGTTTTACCTAAAATTCCGATGTTTGACTGGTTAAATTCAAATGAAAGCTAG
- a CDS encoding TrkH family potassium uptake protein — protein sequence MKNNIKKMSRKKLNNVQFITLIFLLLILIGAFLLWLPMSQNPGEDLSFIDALFVATSAVCVTGLTPINISEVLNTTGHSIMLVLFEIGGLGFMTVALMIAIMFRKKVSLQSRLLMKEMINFDNTGGVVSLFKFVISFSVSVQLIGAVLLSIKFIPTYGVMTGLYFGLFHSISAFCNAGFDLFGDSLLSFQQDPFVLLVISGLIIAGDFGFIVWHDLLYYKKDKRMTLHTKIALTVTLSLLVGGTILFMITDRFSHMPLVDQIVNSFFLSVTPRTAGFASIDYGKMSYAGIILTLVLMFIGGTSGSTAGGVKTTTIGVLLVQLKSTLKGRNEAEFQGRTIPKMIVMKSFVFFFFAAVICLLSALILSMTEFIPENSGIEYVFFEVVSAFATVGLTMGLTPDLTVFGKFLIMTLMFIGRVGLYTVMYAILSRDPSDHNNYSYPKESVLVG from the coding sequence ATGAAGAATAATATAAAAAAAATGAGTAGAAAAAAGTTAAATAACGTCCAATTTATTACTCTAATATTTTTATTACTTATTTTAATTGGAGCCTTTTTATTGTGGCTACCAATGAGTCAAAATCCGGGAGAAGATTTAAGTTTTATTGATGCATTATTTGTTGCAACGTCTGCTGTATGTGTCACAGGTCTTACTCCAATTAATATTTCAGAAGTGCTTAATACAACAGGGCACAGTATTATGTTAGTTTTATTTGAAATTGGTGGATTAGGATTTATGACTGTCGCTTTAATGATTGCTATTATGTTTCGAAAAAAAGTCTCACTTCAGTCAAGATTACTTATGAAAGAGATGATAAATTTTGATAATACAGGTGGAGTCGTTAGCTTGTTTAAATTTGTCATTAGCTTCTCTGTTAGTGTTCAACTAATTGGAGCTGTTTTATTAAGTATTAAATTTATACCAACATACGGTGTTATGACTGGTTTATACTTTGGACTATTCCACTCTATTTCGGCTTTTTGTAATGCAGGTTTCGATTTATTTGGAGATAGTTTGCTAAGCTTTCAACAAGATCCATTTGTTTTGCTAGTTATTTCTGGTTTGATAATTGCCGGTGATTTTGGATTTATTGTGTGGCATGATTTACTTTATTACAAAAAAGATAAACGTATGACTTTGCATACTAAAATTGCTTTGACTGTCACACTTAGCTTATTAGTAGGTGGAACTATTTTGTTTATGATAACGGACCGATTTTCACATATGCCTTTAGTAGATCAGATTGTTAATAGTTTCTTCTTAAGTGTGACACCTAGAACAGCTGGTTTTGCTTCCATCGATTATGGAAAAATGAGTTATGCTGGTATTATCTTAACTCTAGTATTAATGTTCATTGGTGGAACAAGTGGTTCAACAGCAGGTGGTGTAAAAACCACAACAATCGGTGTGTTACTAGTTCAATTGAAAAGCACATTAAAAGGACGTAATGAAGCAGAATTTCAAGGAAGAACTATCCCTAAGATGATCGTAATGAAATCATTTGTATTTTTCTTTTTTGCAGCAGTGATTTGTTTACTTAGTGCCTTAATTTTATCAATGACAGAATTTATACCTGAAAATTCAGGTATTGAGTATGTATTTTTTGAGGTAGTATCAGCTTTTGCTACTGTGGGCTTAACTATGGGCTTAACACCTGATTTAACTGTTTTTGGAAAGTTTTTAATTATGACATTAATGTTTATTGGTAGGGTTGGATTATATACTGTAATGTATGCTATATTAAGTAGAGATCCAAGTGATCATAATAATTATAGCTATCCAAAAGAAAGTGTCTTAGTAGGGTAA
- the gpsB gene encoding cell division regulator GpsB, whose protein sequence is MTKLNYSAKDILQKEFKSKVRGYDPIEVDEFLDNVIKDYETYNQELLALKEENHRLVNKVDQLTQNQASLSRMKQETPAATKNTSVTNFDILKRLSNLEKHVFGGKLEEKKIDITVNEQVRAQGGTTLDEELVNRQARASLANAVDKVLKGNDDLDMTRRF, encoded by the coding sequence TTGACTAAACTAAACTATTCAGCAAAAGATATTTTACAAAAAGAATTTAAATCAAAAGTAAGAGGTTATGACCCAATTGAGGTAGACGAATTTTTAGACAATGTTATTAAAGATTATGAAACATATAATCAAGAATTATTAGCCTTAAAAGAAGAAAATCATCGTTTGGTTAATAAGGTAGATCAGTTAACACAAAATCAAGCAAGCTTATCAAGAATGAAACAAGAAACACCAGCAGCGACTAAAAATACATCTGTAACTAACTTTGATATTTTAAAACGTTTATCTAACTTAGAAAAACATGTTTTTGGTGGAAAGTTAGAAGAGAAGAAGATTGATATTACAGTAAACGAGCAAGTTAGAGCTCAAGGTGGTACCACACTAGATGAGGAATTAGTTAATCGCCAAGCAAGAGCTTCTTTAGCTAATGCCGTAGATAAGGTATTAAAAGGAAATGATGATTTAGATATGACTCGTCGCTTCTAA
- a CDS encoding THUMP domain-containing class I SAM-dependent RNA methyltransferase, translating to MKEYKLIATAASGIEALVGRELKDLGIPCEVENGRAIFHGDLETIGKANLWLRTADRIKIVIGEFEAITFESLFDQVKELPWEDFLPMDAEFPVSGKSIKSTLFSVSDCQALTKKAIVNRLSDYYSRYGRLPETGAKFPIEIALLKDKVTITLDTTGSSLFKRGYRLEKGGAPLKENMAAAIISLTTWRNNRPFYDPVCGSGTFCIEAALMGRNIAPGLQRDFLFEDWPWVDDSIMLELRKEAKAAINHEVELDILGTDIDHKMIEIAKENAKAAGVADDISFKQMQLKDFTTTKEYGVIVANPPYGERLGEEEEARKIYRQMGKVYKKLDTWSVYVLTSDLHFETYYNSKATKKRKLYNGAIRTDLFQYWGKRPPRVKREEA from the coding sequence ATGAAAGAATATAAATTAATTGCAACGGCTGCTAGTGGCATTGAGGCTCTAGTTGGAAGAGAATTAAAGGATTTAGGTATTCCTTGTGAAGTTGAAAATGGTCGTGCGATTTTTCATGGAGATTTAGAAACAATTGGAAAAGCTAACCTTTGGCTAAGAACAGCTGATAGAATAAAAATTGTTATAGGTGAGTTTGAAGCCATAACATTTGAATCACTATTTGATCAAGTTAAAGAACTGCCGTGGGAAGATTTTTTACCAATGGATGCAGAATTTCCGGTTTCAGGAAAATCAATCAAATCAACTCTTTTTAGTGTATCAGACTGCCAGGCTTTGACAAAAAAAGCGATTGTTAATCGTTTAAGTGACTACTATTCAAGATACGGGCGCCTACCAGAAACAGGTGCAAAGTTTCCAATTGAAATAGCACTATTAAAAGATAAAGTAACTATTACTCTAGATACAACAGGATCAAGTTTATTCAAGCGTGGTTATCGTTTAGAAAAAGGAGGGGCTCCTTTAAAAGAAAATATGGCAGCTGCCATTATTTCACTGACAACTTGGAGAAATAACCGCCCATTCTATGATCCGGTATGTGGTTCTGGAACATTTTGTATTGAAGCAGCTTTAATGGGTAGAAATATTGCACCAGGTTTACAACGAGACTTTTTATTTGAAGACTGGCCATGGGTAGATGATTCTATTATGTTAGAACTTAGAAAAGAAGCAAAAGCAGCGATTAATCATGAGGTTGAATTAGATATTTTAGGAACAGATATTGATCATAAGATGATTGAAATTGCTAAGGAAAATGCAAAAGCAGCTGGTGTTGCAGATGATATTTCATTTAAACAGATGCAATTAAAAGATTTTACAACAACAAAAGAATACGGTGTTATTGTAGCTAACCCACCGTACGGAGAGCGTTTAGGCGAAGAAGAAGAAGCTAGAAAAATTTATCGCCAAATGGGAAAAGTTTATAAAAAGTTAGATACGTGGAGTGTCTATGTTTTAACAAGTGATTTACACTTTGAAACATACTATAATTCTAAGGCAACGAAAAAACGTAAACTTTATAACGGAGCTATCAGAACAGATTTATTCCAATATTGGGGTAAAAGACCACCAAGAGTAAAAAGAGAGGAAGCTTAG
- the upp gene encoding uracil phosphoribosyltransferase: MGKFQVIDHPLIQHKLTIIREKDCGTKVFREVVDEIAMLMAYEVSRDMPLEDIEIETPMGKTTQKTLTGKKVAIVPILRAGIGMVDGMLELIPAAKVGHVGLYRDEETFEPVEYFVKLPADIAERQLFVVDPMLATGGSAIMAIDLLKKRGATNIKFVCLVAAPEGITALQEAHPDVDIYTAGLDEKLNEQGYIVPGLGDAGDRLFGTK, translated from the coding sequence ATGGGAAAATTTCAAGTAATTGATCATCCACTAATTCAACATAAACTGACAATCATTAGAGAGAAAGATTGTGGAACAAAAGTTTTTCGTGAGGTTGTTGATGAAATTGCTATGTTAATGGCTTATGAGGTTTCAAGAGATATGCCTCTTGAAGATATTGAAATTGAAACTCCAATGGGAAAAACAACTCAAAAAACATTAACAGGTAAAAAAGTAGCTATTGTACCTATTCTTCGTGCAGGTATTGGTATGGTAGATGGGATGTTAGAACTTATTCCAGCAGCTAAAGTAGGTCATGTTGGCTTATATCGTGATGAAGAGACATTTGAGCCGGTTGAATATTTTGTTAAGTTACCAGCTGATATTGCAGAAAGACAATTATTTGTTGTTGATCCAATGTTAGCAACAGGTGGATCAGCTATTATGGCAATTGACTTACTTAAAAAACGTGGAGCAACTAACATTAAGTTTGTCTGTTTGGTTGCAGCACCTGAAGGGATTACTGCTCTACAAGAAGCTCATCCAGATGTAGACATTTACACAGCTGGTTTAGATGAAAAATTAAATGAACAAGGATATATTGTACCAGGACTTGGTGATGCTGGTGATCGTTTATTTGGAACTAAATAA